A stretch of Anaerobiospirillum thomasii DNA encodes these proteins:
- the nadA gene encoding quinolinate synthase yields MAVHMIEGVSIPESFDLPVMPTKEDLKKDEELFDRALECLKKHDAFLIAHYYTSETMQRLAETSGGFIGDSLEMAREGRDSDKQTLAVAGVRFMGETAKILSPQKKVVMPSLKAECSLDLCCSADDLARVKEQYPNATVVAYANTSAAVKAQADWIVTSSLAVELADYLKGRNEEILWLPDRHLGSYIANNAKTAIHCWPGRCIVHDAFESNALSFVKKDNPDALILVHPEAPQSVVAMADFVGSTSQILNYAKASDATKLIIATERNIFYKIKQACPDKILIEAPVASLSGHCISCANCPWMALNSLESLIDALENSAGHELFVPEDIRVQATKPLERMLNFSKALKEGRLDNNL; encoded by the coding sequence ATGGCTGTGCATATGATTGAGGGCGTTTCAATTCCTGAGAGTTTTGATCTGCCAGTCATGCCGACAAAAGAGGATCTTAAAAAGGATGAGGAGCTTTTTGACAGAGCTCTTGAGTGTTTAAAAAAGCATGATGCCTTTTTAATTGCCCATTACTATACCTCAGAGACCATGCAGCGTCTGGCTGAGACCTCAGGCGGTTTTATTGGCGATTCACTTGAGATGGCCCGTGAAGGCCGTGACAGTGACAAGCAGACATTAGCTGTAGCAGGTGTGCGTTTTATGGGCGAGACAGCTAAAATACTCTCTCCGCAAAAGAAGGTAGTCATGCCCTCCCTTAAGGCTGAGTGTTCACTTGATCTGTGCTGCAGTGCCGATGATCTCGCAAGGGTTAAAGAGCAGTATCCTAATGCCACTGTGGTGGCCTATGCCAATACTTCAGCTGCTGTTAAGGCTCAGGCTGACTGGATTGTTACCTCATCACTTGCTGTTGAGCTTGCCGACTATCTAAAAGGGCGCAATGAGGAGATTTTGTGGCTGCCTGACAGACATCTTGGCTCCTATATTGCAAACAATGCCAAAACAGCCATTCACTGCTGGCCTGGCCGCTGCATTGTGCATGATGCCTTTGAGTCAAATGCTCTGTCCTTTGTCAAAAAGGACAATCCTGATGCTCTTATTCTGGTGCACCCTGAAGCTCCGCAGAGCGTAGTGGCTATGGCTGATTTTGTAGGTTCAACTTCACAGATTCTAAACTATGCCAAGGCCTCAGATGCCACAAAGCTCATCATTGCCACCGAGCGCAATATTTTCTACAAGATAAAACAGGCCTGTCCTGACAAGATTTTAATTGAGGCACCTGTAGCATCACTGTCAGGTCACTGCATCTCCTGTGCCAACTGCCCATGGATGGCATTAAACTCACTTGAGTCACTGATTGATGCACTTGAGAACAGTGCAGGTCATGAGCTCTTTGTACCTGAGGATATAAGAGTGCAGGCTACAAAGCCACTTGAGCGCATGCTTAATTTTTCAAAGGCCCTCAAAGAAGGGCGTCTTGATAACAATCTGTAA